A DNA window from Setaria viridis chromosome 2, Setaria_viridis_v4.0, whole genome shotgun sequence contains the following coding sequences:
- the LOC117843016 gene encoding uncharacterized protein, which yields MDLSESSITIIRGRGKNKKKWTVAEDDELVKALYEISLDSRWKSEGGFKNGYCSVLETHLAEKLPNCGISVIPHIESRVRHFRTKFGALEVMLSKSSFNWDENIKMFQCEKTQYEAHICHPEVKGLYGVAFPYYDSLATIYGSDIATGEGAKGLSEAVGNIEKELAVEGGNHQEEVEDRMSRETPRRSTDSASSSLKRRKTDRKGKDHVSATSSDPILDMLHEVQGDLKGMATSMGKMAAVMEREVVV from the exons ATGGATTTATCTGAGAGCTCAATAACAATAATCCGTGGTAGGGGAAAGAATAAAAAGAAGTGGACTGTTGCGGAGGATGATGAATTGGTTAAAGCCTTGTATGAGATATCTTTGGACTCAAGGTGGAAGAGTGAGGGAGGCTTTAAGAATGGATATTGTTCAGTGCTTGAGACTCATCTGGCTGAAAAGTTACCTAACTGTGGAATATCTGTTATTCCCCATATTGAGTCAAGAGTAAGGCACTTTAGAACAAAGTTTGGGGCACTGGAGGTAATGCTTAGCAAAAGTAGCTTCAACTGGGATGAGAATATAAAGATGTTTCAGTGTGAAAAAACACAGTATGAAGCACATATT TGTCATCCTGAAGTGAAGGGCCTATATGGTGTTGCTTTCCCTTATTATGATTCATTGGCTACCATATATGGGAGTGACATAGCTACTGGTGAAGGCGCAAAAGGGCTTAGCGAAGCAGTTGGAAACATAGAGAAAGAACTTGCAGTTGAAGGTGGTAACCAtcaagaggaggtggaggataGGATGTCTAGAGAAACCCCTAGACGCTCTACTGACTCAGCTTCATCAAGCTTGAAGAGGCGGAAGACAGACAGGAAGGGAAAGGATCATGTATCTGCAACATCAAGTGACCCTATTTTGGACATGTTACATGAAGTCCAAGGTGATCTAAAGGGTATGGCTACAAGTATGGGAAAAATGGCAGCAGTGATGGAACGTGAGGTCGTTGTTTAA
- the LOC117842901 gene encoding protein PHLOEM PROTEIN 2-LIKE A10, translated as MSRRRRWLLWAGAAAGAYLIYRHPAVAARRRRLARLASALASLADAAAAVASDLTAFLRSDSDAVPQTLRQISKLAASRDASASVSALSGALAAGVLRGYYAATPGYGSGASPGTEVSMSDRVLDRVLSPDGERLASAVAGSFGRHLVLAFYSSPSQTSMADASPESWVDALTTRKGQRAIRSWVEVFTATAVGVFIDKTIHINTYDQLFAAATNPTYGARLQELFVALCSASVETLVKTSHGVLSSANGTGGNANASATSGSSGGFVVGEGWVETLSSALVVPSNRKFVLDLTGRATFEAVRSFLEFVLWKLHASTRAGGDARVGAGLRALRHMSDRSMVIATICIALCLHILNGTWLLVPT; from the coding sequence AtgtcccgccggcgccgctggctCCTCTGGGCGGGTGCCGCGGCGGGAGCCTATCTGATCTACCGCCACCCGGCggtggccgcccgccgccgccgcctcgcgcgccTCGCCTCCGCGCTGGCCTCCctcgcggacgccgccgccgccgtcgcgtccgACCTCACGGCCTTCCTCCGCTCCGACTCCGACGCGGTCCCCCAGACCCTGAGGCAGATCTCCAAGCTCGCCGCCTCGCGCGACGCCTCCGCCTCCGTGTCCGCGCTGTCCggggcgctcgccgccggcgtgctcCGCGGCTACTACGCCGCCACGCCGGGATACGGCTCCGGTGCGTCCCCTGGAACAGAGGTTTCGATGTCAGACCGCGTTCTGGACAGGGTGCTCTCCCCCGACGGGGAGCGCCTCgcgtccgccgtcgccggcagcTTCGGGCGCCACCTCGTCCTCGCCTTCTACTCGTCCCCATCGCAGACTTCGATGGCGGACGCCTCGCCGGAGAGCTGGGTTGACGCCCTCACCACGCGGAAGGGCCAGAGGGCGATCCGCAGCTGGGTAGAGGTTTTCACGGCCACCGCCGTCGGCGTCTTCATAGACAAGACCATCCACATCAACACCTACGACCAGCTCTTCGCCGCCGCTACCAACCCCACCTACGGCGCCCGGCTGCAAGAGCTTTTCGTTGCACTCTGCAGCGCCTCCGTAGAGACACTGGTGAAGACATCCCATGGCGTACTGTCCAGTGCCAACGGTACCGGTGGAAATGCTAACGCCAGTGCCACCTCCGGCAGCAGTGGTGGGTTTGTGGTTGGGGAAGGGTGGGTGGAGACTCTGTCAAGCGCGCTGGTGGTGCCGAGCAACCGCAAATTCGTTCTGGATTTGACGGGCAGGGCGACATTTGAGGCAGTGCGGTCGTTCCTTGAGTTTGTGCTGTGGAAACTGCACGCCAGCACAAGGGCTGGAGGTGATGCCAGAGTTGGGGCTGGATTGCGTGCCTTGAGGCATATGAGTGATAGGTCCATGGTAATTGCCACGATCTGCATAGCATTGTGCTTGCATATCTTGAATGGCACATGGCTCTTGGTGCCGACTTGA
- the LOC117845834 gene encoding uncharacterized protein, producing MREAKRPGGHAAPGVKGWRRDFHASSVVSAPGYKYRSPLSVRSARHFCPRNRRARLSRLPSAPRTASGRQASAHDLLLRRLGFELSIRSTTAMARSATVMVLAAALAVLLLASSSAPVASAGRADPAAAVVSHGHQAQGSTAAGERGCEGANDEDECMMRRTLAAHTDYIYTQEHHN from the exons ATGCGAGAAGCGAAACGGCCTGGTGGCCACGCCGCGCCAGGGGTCAAGGGATGGCGCCGCGATTTCCATGCGTCGTCGGTCGTCTCCGCTCCCGGCTACAAATACCGGTCCCCCCTCTCCGTCCGTTCCGCCCGCCATTTCTGCCCCCGGAACCGACGCGCACGGCTCTCTCGGCTCCCATCCGCTCCAAGAACAGCAAGCGGCCGGCAAGCAAGCGCGCACGATCTTCTTCTTCGACGTCTCGGTTTCGAACTTTCGATTCGTAGTACGACGGCCATGGCGAGGTCGGCGACGGTGATGGTgctcgcggcggcgctcgccgtcctcctcctggcGTCGTCGTCAGCCCCCGTGGCCAGCGCCGGCCGGGccgacccggcggcggcggtcgtctCCCATGGCCATCAG GCGCAGGGATCGACGGCGGCTGGGGAACGCGGGTGCGAGGGGGCGAACGACGAGGACGAGTGCATGATGAGGCGCACGCTGGCAGCGCACACCGACTACATCTACACCCAGGAGCATCACAACTAG
- the LOC117846350 gene encoding ATP-dependent DNA helicase DDM1, whose amino-acid sequence MGTLSLSNADSIPTKNWGASPATGPIKQGEERADGFVDASLSLPVESEASDTLHVVKEGEEQLLEPVKEEKADDDFFDASSSIPIDLEAKNGDASLITEVMKKEEEQLEEARLKVEEEEEARRREEAARLAFDPETRYNKLDELLTKTQLFSQFLLEKMDQIADEGVETQAEEPEVEEKKKGRGRKRKAKPQYNDKKAKTAVAAMLTRSREDRLAENCTLSEEERWEKEQANLVPLLTGGKLKSYQIKGVKWLISLWQNGLNGILADQMGLGKTIQTIGFLAHLKGKGMHGPYLIIAPLSTLSNWVNEISRFTPSLASIIYHGDKVARAEIRRKFMPKTVGPDFPIVVTSYEMAMSDAKFLAHHTWKYVVVDEGHRLKNSKCKLLREMKRITMDNKLLLTGTPLQNNLAELWSLLNFILPDIFSSHQEFESWFDFSGKGNEEHQEETEEKRRVHVVSKLHAILRPFLLRRMKEDVEQMLPRKKEIIIYANMTEHQKQIQDHLVEKTFDDYLHEESDIVLKRPGIRSKLHNLLIQLRKNCNHPDLLESPFDSTTLYPPVEKILEQCGKFQLFVRLLNFLLSQKHKVLIFSQWTKVLDIIEYYLDSKGLDVCRIDGSVKLEERRRQIAEFNDLNSSMDIFLLSTRAGGLGINLTSADTCILYDSDWNPQMDLQAMDRCHRIGQTRPVHVYRLATSHSVEGRIIKRAFGKLKLEHVVIGKGQFEQDRSKPNALDEAELLALLRDEQADEDKLIQTDITDEDLLKLMDRSDLCGPPGAADAAPLIPLKGPGWEVVVPTKSGGGMLSSLTS is encoded by the exons ATGGGGACGCTTTCCTTGTCCAACGCTGACTCCATCCCTACAAAGAATTGGGGAGCTTCCCCTGCTACGGGGCCAATTAAGCAAGGGGAGGAGAGAGCTGATGGTTTTGTGGATGCAAGCTTGTCTCTGCCTGTTGAGTCTGAGGCCAGTGACACACTCCATGTCGTTAAGGAGGGGGAAGAGCAGCTATTGGAACCTgtgaaggaggagaaggctgaTGATGATTTCTTCGATGCAAGTTCATCTATACCAATTGACCTGGAGGCCAAGAATGGTGATGCATCCCTTATCACGGAAGTGatgaaaaaggaagaagagcagcTTGAGGAGGCCAGGCTCAAggtagaggaagaggaggaagccaggaggagggaagaagctgCAAGACTTGCTTTCGATCCTGAGACACGGTATAACAAGTTAGATGAGCTGCTAACGAAGACACAACTCTTTTCCCAGTTTCTTCTTGAGAAGATGGATCAAATTGCTGAC GAAGGTGTTGAAACTCAAGCTGAAGAGCCAGAGgtagaagagaagaagaaaggacGTGGCCGGAAGAGGAAAGCAAAGCCACAGTATAATGAT AAGAAGGCTAAGACAGCAGTGGCAGCCATGCTTACAAGATCCCGCGAAGATCGCCTTGCAGAAAATTGTACTCTTTCCGAAGAAGAAAGGTGGGAAAAGGAGCAGGCCAATCTTGTGCCGTTACTGACTGGTGGGAAGTTGAAGTCATACCAGATAAAGGGTGTGAAGTGGCTTATATCATTGTGGCAGAATGGGCTAAATGGGATACTGGCTGATCAAATGGGACTTGGGAAAACTATCCAGACAATTGGATTTCTTGCTCATCTGAAAGGGAAAGGCATGCATGGTCCATACTTGATAATTGCTCCTCTGTCCACTCTCTCGAACTGGGTGAATGAAATCTCGAG GTTTACTCCATCTCTGGCTAGCATCATTTATCATGGAGATAAGGTGGCCCGGGCAGAGATAAGAAGAAAATTTATGCCAAAAACTGTTGGCCCTGATTTTCCGATAGTTGTGACTTCATATGAGATGGCCATGTCAGATGCTAAATTTCTTGCTCACCATACGTGGAAGTATGTTGTTGTGGATGAG GGGCATCGGTTGAAAAATTCTAAATGCAAATTATTGAGGGAGATGAAGCGCATAACAATGGATAATAAGCTCCTTTTGACTGGGACACCCCTGCAGAATAATCTTGCAGAGCTATGGTCACTATTGAACTTCATTTTGCCTGATATATTCTCATCACATCAGGAATTTGAGTCGTG GTTTGATTTTTCTGGGAAAGGAAATGAAGAACACCAAGAAGAAActgaagagaagagaagggttCATGTTGTTTCAAAGCTTCATGCCATTTTGCGTCCATTCCTTCTAAGGCGTATGAAGGAGGATGTAGAACAGATGCTTCCACGAAAGAAAGAGATAATCATTTATGCCAACATGACTGAACATCAGAAGCAAATCCAGGATCATTTGGTTGAAAAAACATTTGATGACTACTTGCATGAGGAATCAGATATCG TATTGAAGAGACCCGGCATCAGGTCAAAGTTGCATAATCTATTAATTCAACTGAGGAAGAATTGCAACCATCCTGATCTTTTGGAATCTCCGTTTGATTCAACAA CTTTGTATCCACCTGTTGAGAAGATTCTGGAACAATGTGGCAAATTCCAGCTTTTTGTCAGGTTACTAAATTTCCTGCTCTCACAAAAGCACAAG GTtctaatattttcacaatggaCAAAAGTGTTGGACATTATTGAGTATTACCTAGATTCAAAAGGCCTTGATGTTTGCCGAATTGATGGTAGCGTTAAAttggaagaaaggaggaggcaG ATAGCAGAATTCAATGACTTGAATAGCAGTATGGATATTTTTCTCCTGAGCACAAGGGCTGGTGGACTTGGCATCAACCTTACTTCTGCTGATACCTGTATCCTCTATGACAGCGACTGG AATCCTCAGATGGATTTGCAGGCTATGGATCGGTGCCACCGGATTGGCCAAACACGCCCAGTGCACGTATATAGGCTGGCTACTTCACATTCTGTCGAG GGACGGATCATTAAAAGAGCTTTTGGGAAGTTGAAGCTAGAGCATGTGGTGATCGGCAAGGGACAGTTTGAACAAGACAGATCGAAGCCTAATGCCTTAGAT GAGGCCGAGTTGCTGGCTTTGCTGAGGGACGAGCAGGCTGATGAAGACAAGTTAATACAGACCGACATCACCGACGAGGACCTCTTGAAGCTGATGGACCGGAGTGACCTCTGCGGCCCACCTGGTGCTGCTGACGCGGCGCCTCTGATCCCTCTGAAGGGCCCTGGCTGGGAGGTTGTCGTGCCAAcaaagagcggcggcggcatgctcTCCTCGCTCACCAGCTGA